Within the bacterium genome, the region CCCCCGGTGCGGGGGGAGCATGGATCCCGTGTGGACCGATGAAACAGTCATCAATCCACACAGCCAATACGGCATCAGCAAGTATACTCAGGAGATGGTCGCGCTGAACATCGGCCGGCGCTATGGTATTCCCACGGTCTGCATGCGATACTCCATCGTCCAGGGCCCGCGCCAATCGTTCCGGAACGCCTATTCTGGGGTGCTGCGAATTTTCACGCAGCGCCTCCTCAGCGGTAAACCGCCAGTGTGCTATGAGGACGGGGGCCAACTTCGCGATTACGTCTCTGTGTTCGATGCCGCTCGGGCTAACGTCCTGGTCATGGATGATGCGCGGGCAGACTTCCAGGTATTCAATGTGGGAGGAGACCGTCATCTCTCGGTCCTAGAGTACGCTCATCTGATTGCCCGGCGGGCCGGGGTCGCGATCGACCCCCAGATTCCGGGCCGTTATCGTGTCGGTGATACGCGTCATATCTTCTCGGACGTGACGAAGCTGAAAGGTCTCGGTTGGACCCCCACGGTCACCTTGGAGGAGATTGTTGATGAGTACATTGCCTGGGCTCAAGGACAACCGGGGTTCCGAGATTATTCTGTGGAAGCCGAGGTGCATATGAGTAAGCTCGGCACGATCAGAGAGGTCATGTAATCGTGCACTCACATGATCAGGGGACTCCCGATGCGAGCCGGGATCCGGACCATCCCAATGGTCCGCTCGCATCCAGCAACCCATAACCTTCGACGTCAATCTTGCCCAGGCGATGAGAGTCGGACCCCACGTTTTTCCCCGAGGCGTCTTTCCTATGACGTTATGAGGGAACAGTTCCCCCGAATCGAGCGGCTGATGAACGGCGCCACCGCCTGGGGATAGCAGGGGATAGCAAATGGGCAGCAGGGCGCGTTCAAACACGAGTAGCGGATCGGTCGGAATGGATTGCGGGACAGGGCTTTACGAATGGTCGGGCCGGTCGGATTTGAACCGACGACCACCTGAACCCCATTCAGGTTGGCGCTCCGCTGGCCCTTGCCTGTCAGGGCCCAGCCAGGGGTTTCTAGCAAAATTATAGCAATCCAAGGGGACCTTCGACGACTGAGACTCCCGTAGCGGTGCGCGGTCACCGCCCCTCCCCCAAATTGCCGCCAGGGAAAGGAAGCCGGCCGGTGAATCCGGTTCTCTCGGATGCCAAACGACCGTCACTCTGGGGCTCTCCCTGCCTCACTCTCAATATCGGGGCGAGACAAATACGGACGGTTTCTCCCCGGCCCCGATTGGCTGAATCTGCCGGCATCCTGCCACTCCCCGACGTCAGGCCGAGTCTTCACAAAATCAAAAAACCATTCGAAGCGCTGCAGGATCTGCGGCGCGATATTCGAGGGCTACGCGGCCCACAGATACTGCGGTTCTCGGTGCAAACGAAGAGCTCAAATCAACCGCGACGTGGCTCGAGGTATCTCCCGGCATGGAAGGCGCATCCGATTTCGGTACAGGGGTGTGAGAGAAGCCCAAAGACGTGCTCTGCCCTTGCGGAATCGCGAATATGACCGAGACCCCTTCGCCTACGACCCGGCAAGGCCGTGGAGCCACCAGCCACCGCCTCCCCCAGCCCTGATGATTCCGTTCACCGACGAACTCGAGGACGCCATTGCACGACTCATGGAACAGGGAGGGTACATCTACCAGCAGATGCTCGGGAAGCCCTCAGCCGATCCTACCTACAACGGTCAGCCAGTTTACGTGGGTAGCTTGTGGGAACGGTTGCTCCACGATGTACTGGTAGGCGGGACTCGTACACTGCGGAACAACGCAAGGGTCAAGTCTTCGCAAGAAATCTGACACTAACCTCGCTAGGCCCGTCGAGACAATGGCGAAGCGTTGGGACCGGGGAAGCGAGCAGAGAATTATCTGCCCACGTACACAGCCTGTCCACCCGAGTCCCAACGGACCGCCGTGCCAAGCAGCGTACCGACGTCCCGCAATCCCACATGCGCACTACCGTTGAGCATCACAACCAGCGCGGAGTCGAAGTTTCTTTTTGCTCCATTAACCACGGCAGACTTTGAGCCTAGAGAAAGCACAATCGTGTCCGAGACGGATACGATTACCACTTGTTGTTTCGGCGCGTTCCAGTTCACCGTTGCCCCAAGATTTTGAGCCACCAATCGAACAGGCACGCAAACCCGGCCGTTTGTCGCCAGAACAGCTGATCCCGCGGCTTTCCCGTTGACGTAGAGAGGTACGACCTCTTGCACCGCCACGCGGCCGGGGACCGACCTGGAGCGCGCCGCTGGCCGGAACCTCCTGATCCTGCGCAGTCTCCGATATCGATATCCCAGTAGGTCCCAGTTTCGTAATCAAAGGCGGAAATTGAGGTGGTCTCGGCCGGCTCTCGCGCAAGAATCGGCAGGAGATCGCACGGCAGGTGGTGCTGGCGAGACACGCACGGACCTCGAAGAGAGAACGCAGCGAAGCAGCGAGACAGGCGGCACTGGCGAGGTGGAGGAATGCGAAGGCCGCGGTGCGCCGATCCTCACACCGGTCGTAGCATCGCGCTTCGGCATTAGCCCTCCCACCGCGTTACCCCCGGCGGGTTATGGGACCCACACCCCGCGTACCTTTGTCTACGCAAATTGAGTTGCTAAGGGGCCTTCCAAAGGGAAGTGATGCGCGGTGAGCGAAAGAGAGCGAGCATGGCGGGCACGGGTCAAGGAACAGGTCGGTGCCTGGGTCGTGGGAGCGGACGGCGACATTCGTGCGGGAGTTTGTCCTGAGTGCCGAGAGAGGGCACGGGAACAACTTGGCAAAACCCGGTACTTGATGTCTTCACTGGGAGCGCGCCGCGATGGGTGGAGGTGACACGGCACGTCAGCTAGCCGACAGTGGTGGCCATCGAAGTCTCCGCGCTGGAGCCGCTCGTACAGAAGGACGGGAAACGACCACAGTGCTTAATACCCTCATCGCCAATCCGCCGAAGTTTCACGGCGACCCGGCCTGGGGGGTCGGGGAGATGGACTGGGGCACGGGGACAGAAGTGCTGCGATACCTCAGTGAGGTTCTTGTCCCTGGCATGAAGACCGCAGAAACGGGAGCCGGGAAAAGCACCGTCCTGTTCGCCGCAAAGGGATGCGACCATGTTACCGTCACCCCCTCTCACGATGAGCCTGATCGTATCCGAGCCTACTGCGAGAAGCTCGGGATCTCATTAGATCGTGTCGTGTTTGTGAACGCGCCCTCAGAGCAGGCGCTCCCTACGTTGGTGTTGAGCGAGATCGACTTGGCCCTGATCGACGGGTCCCATGCGTTCCCGTGGCCGATCCTTGATTTCTTCTACCTGTCGCGGGTTCTCCGGAAAGACGGCCTCCTGATCGTGGACGACATCGGGATCTGGACCTGTGGTCTCTTGGCTGAATTTCTTACACGGTCTAAGGAGTGGGAAGTCGTTCGGCGCTTCCGTGACGCGAATGCCGTTGTGGCTCGAAAGGCTGTGGAGCGATTCACGGATGAATGGATGCGGCAACCGTTCCCGACCGCCGTGGCGTGGACTCGTCGGGTCAGGAGATTGATTCGAAAGGTCGTGCGATAATACCCGGGTTGCTCGTTAGGTAGATCCGCGACGTGAGAACCAGAGCATGCGGAAAACCTGGCGACTGCACAAATCCACGCTGTCGATCCCAATGGTCGGAAGCTGCCGGCGCGGGTGAGCCGGCGGACGTCGGCGGTGCTGAGCTTCAGCTCAAGCGCAGCCTGGGCGATCGTTAACCAGTAGGGACCGCGGGGTGGCATACCGCGGCTTTTGGTACCGCCGAAACTCCTTCCTGCCGAACGAACGCCTACAAAAGCAAGAGAGCCCGTCCGACGAAGGAGTAGCCTCTGGGTGGAGGAAGAGGTTGAGTTGACCCGTGCCATACAGCCGTTGGTCGTAACCTCGTCGAATCATCAAAACAGGCGTATGCCTCGATGAGGGATTGCTCGTAATTCTCTCTAACGACTTCCTTTAGCACGACGTGCGATTACCCCAAGATTGTAGAGACCGAAGAGAATGACGACTAGACCAAGGACGGCGGTTCCTATCGCACTTATTGCTTCTCGGGGGGTTGAACTGCGCTTGAGCATGTCAATACCAGGCGCAAACGAATACAAGTAACCCGAAACGCAGACCACGAATGATAAGGGTATGGTCAGCACTCGGGAGAGGCGCCTTCCGGACAGGCCACGGATTCCGTTGACTAGCGCTGCAATAGCGAATGGTAACACGAGGTAAGCCAGGTACAATAGACGGGCCTCGTAGCGTTGCTTCATTATTGCGACCCAGAATTCCCAAGCGACGTAGATGAGAAGGGGACCTCCTATCACGCTCCATATACCACCAAGTAGGCGTTCCCGCATTTACGTAGCGATGATTTTCATTTGTTGTAAACGCACTCGCATCGCCGCTGGTGTCACCTTAAACTTCTCTGCGAGACGGCGCACCATGTCCTCGACGCTCTTGCCATCGGAAGAGAGGCCGAACCAGCGCCGCCGAACTTCGGCGAACGGCATCAGGAGCTCGGCCGCGAAAGCGCGAGCCTCATGTTCGTAGAAGACCCGCCGCGGCTCGAGGAGCCCGATCATCGGCTTGCCGGGTTCCGTGCTCTCAACTAGCTTTATAGCTTAGGGACGACCTTGAGCTGACGGAACTCGCGGATCAGCACCGCAGCGGGGGCAAGCTTGTAGGGGAAGCCCAGCGGGTATTCCAGATGGCGGCTGATGTAGTCCTCGAGGGCGGGCTTGGCCCGCTCCAGCGCGGCGGCTACACGGTCACGGACGAACCTTCGCACGGTGGGTGCGGCTTATGCGCCGGCGACGTGGCTCCTGCCGAACGAACACCTGATATTGCGGAGGGTTCGCACTTGCCAATGAAACGTCTGCGCCAAGGCCGGCAGTTCCCCAAAGGCCGACCGACTCTCTCGGGGCCCCTAACACGTGGATCGACCAGCGCGAGGCGCTGGGGCGGATTCGTCCGCATATAGCCGAGGGCTATCGTGAGCGGGCGCGGCTCGACATCTTCCCGACGCTCGGGCACGTCCCCCTCGCGCGCCTCAGTCCGCCGATGATCCAGGCGCTCTACACGCGGCTGCTGACCGAGCGCCACCTCGCTCCGGCGACGGTGAAGCAGGCAGCTTCGATCCTGCACGCTGCGCTTCGTGACGCCGTGCGTCAGGGCATCGTGATGAAGAACCCCGCGGCCCAGTGCACGGCGCCGGCGGTCCCCGACCGATACGAGATGCAAGTCTGGAGGCAGGAGCAGCTCGACGCGTACCTCGTGGACGCCACGGCGACGCCGAGCGTGTTTGCGTTCTACGTAACGATGGTCGCTACAGGTTGCCGCCCCGGTGAGCTCGCTGGCGCCCCCGAGGACGCGATCGACTTCGAGCGCGGGACGCTCCGGGTGCGGACGAACCTCGTGAAGCCGGGACGCCAGCCGGTGTTCGACGAGCCGAAGACGGGTTCCGGGTACCGAACCATCCCGCTGCCGCCGGAGGCCGTGGCGGCGATCAGGGCCGCGCTGCTCTGGAAAAAGCAGCGCCGCCTCAAGATGGGGCCGAAGCTTCGGGATGGAGGGACGCTGTTTTGCACCCCACGGGGCCGACCGCTCGACCGGCGGGTACTCCGGGCGCGCGATCACATGGACCGCATCACCCGTCTCAAACTCCCTGCCGCACGGATCTACGACCTCAGACACTTGAACATCACCTACACGATCGCCGCGGGCGTGGACCCGCGCACGGCGGCCGATCGGGCGGGGCATAAGGACCCAGGCTACCTCATCCGACGGTACGCGCACGCGGTCGCCGCGGCACAGGAACGGGCGGTCGCGGTTTGTAGCACCCTTGTAGCACAAACCAGAGGTTTGGCGCGGTGAGCGAACCGCTGATTTATATGGTCGGGCCGGTCGGATTTGAACCGACGACCACCTGAACCCCATTCAGGTGCGCTACCAAGCTGCGCTACGGCCCGTCGC harbors:
- a CDS encoding NAD-dependent epimerase/dehydratase family protein, whose protein sequence is PRCGGSMDPVWTDETVINPHSQYGISKYTQEMVALNIGRRYGIPTVCMRYSIVQGPRQSFRNAYSGVLRIFTQRLLSGKPPVCYEDGGQLRDYVSVFDAARANVLVMDDARADFQVFNVGGDRHLSVLEYAHLIARRAGVAIDPQIPGRYRVGDTRHIFSDVTKLKGLGWTPTVTLEEIVDEYIAWAQGQPGFRDYSVEAEVHMSKLGTIREVM
- a CDS encoding class I SAM-dependent methyltransferase, which translates into the protein MLNTLIANPPKFHGDPAWGVGEMDWGTGTEVLRYLSEVLVPGMKTAETGAGKSTVLFAAKGCDHVTVTPSHDEPDRIRAYCEKLGISLDRVVFVNAPSEQALPTLVLSEIDLALIDGSHAFPWPILDFFYLSRVLRKDGLLIVDDIGIWTCGLLAEFLTRSKEWEVVRRFRDANAVVARKAVERFTDEWMRQPFPTAVAWTRRVRRLIRKVVR
- a CDS encoding ImmA/IrrE family metallo-endopeptidase yields the protein MIGLLEPRRVFYEHEARAFAAELLMPFAEVRRRWFGLSSDGKSVEDMVRRLAEKFKVTPAAMRVRLQQMKIIAT
- a CDS encoding site-specific integrase, coding for MIQALYTRLLTERHLAPATVKQAASILHAALRDAVRQGIVMKNPAAQCTAPAVPDRYEMQVWRQEQLDAYLVDATATPSVFAFYVTMVATGCRPGELAGAPEDAIDFERGTLRVRTNLVKPGRQPVFDEPKTGSGYRTIPLPPEAVAAIRAALLWKKQRRLKMGPKLRDGGTLFCTPRGRPLDRRVLRARDHMDRITRLKLPAARIYDLRHLNITYTIAAGVDPRTAADRAGHKDPGYLIRRYAHAVAAAQERAVAVCSTLVAQTRGLAR